In the Flavobacteriales bacterium genome, CTCACCGGGAGCCGGAGCATCCCTTCAAGTTCGGCGAGGATTTCGGGCTCTTCACCCAGCGCTTCCCCGGTTGCATGTTCGGGCTGGGGGCGGGGGAGGGAACGCCCGCCCTGCACAAT is a window encoding:
- a CDS encoding M20/M25/M40 family metallo-hydrolase, encoding HREPEHPFKFGEDFGLFTQRFPGCMFGLGAGEGTPALHNPDYDFPEDLIPQGIAVFERIVRQLT